Proteins encoded within one genomic window of Macrotis lagotis isolate mMagLag1 chromosome 3, bilby.v1.9.chrom.fasta, whole genome shotgun sequence:
- the EPGN gene encoding epigen: protein MAFGIPLYILLNAMVSLSKEAAVNLSTPITSQQSNWTVNKTEAEYTEGPIALKFSHPCLADHHSYCINGICAFHHELKKAICRCTTGYTGERCEHLTLNSYAVDSYEKYIAVGIGVGLLLSLFLAIIYCYVRKRYGSSRNMAWTALH, encoded by the exons ATGGCATTTGGAATTCCTTTGTACATTCTGCTCAATG CCATGGTATCATTGAGTAAAGAGGCAGCTGTTAATCTTTCTACACCAATAACAAGCCAACAAAGTAACTGGACAGTTAACAAAACAGAAG CTGAATACACAGAGGGGCCCATAGCCCTGAAGTTCTCTCACCCTTGTCTTGCAGATCATCATAGCTACTGCATCAATGGTATCTGTGCATTCCACCATGAACTCAAGAAAGCCATCTGCAG atgcaCTACAGGTTATACTGGAGAAAGATGTGAGCACTTAACATTAAATTCATATGCTGTGGATTCTTATGAAAAATATATCGCAGTTGGAATTGGCGTCGGATTGCTATTAAGTCTCTTCCTTGCTATTATCTACTGCTATGTAAGAAAGAGATATGGCTCAAGCAGGAATATGGCATGGACAGCCTTGCATTGA